From one Coffea eugenioides isolate CCC68of chromosome 11, Ceug_1.0, whole genome shotgun sequence genomic stretch:
- the LOC113751454 gene encoding carbonic anhydrase 2-like isoform X1: MAEKFRKFMGLCCSRKPVVTGEMGKDKYEEAIAGLQKLLSEKEQLEDVAAAKIRQLTADLEATAKKPFDPVERIKTGFGHFKKEIYEKNPGLFGELAKGQSPKFMVFACADSRVCPSVILNFRPGEAFVVRNIANMVPPYDKTKYSGAGAAVEYAVLHLKVENILVIGHSCCGGIKGLMSIPDDGTTSSDFIEDWVKICLPAKAKIKSTCSGLDFAEQCTNLEKEAVNISLGNLLTYPFVREAVAKKTLALRGGHYDFVKGSFELWDLDFNLLPALTI; encoded by the exons ATGGCTGAAAAATTTAGGAAATTTATGGGGCTATGCTGTTCAAGAAAGCCTGTGGTG ACAGGGGAGATGGGGAAAGATAAATACGAGGAAGCCATTGCTGGGCTGCAGAAGCTTCTCAG CGAGAAAGAACAGCTTGAGGACGTGGCAGCCGCTAAGATAAGGCAGTTGACGGCTGACTTGGAAGCCACCGCCAAGAAGCCGTTTGACCCGGTGGAGAGGATCAAAACCGGGTTTGGACACTTCAAGAAAGAGATCTACGA GAAGAACCCTGGTTTGTTTGGTGAACTTGCCAAAGGTCAAAGTCCCAAG TTCATGGTCTTTGCATGTGCCGACTCCAGAGTTTGCCCTTCGGTTATCCTCAATTTTCGACCAGGGGAGGCATTTGTGGTGCGAAACATTGCTAATATGGTCCCTCCATATGATAAG ACAAAATATTCTGGAGCAGGCGCGGCTGTTGAATACGCAGTGCTGCATCTCAAG GTAGAGAACATTCTGGTTATAGGACATAGCTGTTGTGGAGGGATAAAGGGGCTGATGTCCATTCCTGATGATGGGACCACTTCCAG TGATTTTATCGAGGACTGGGTGAAAATTTGCTTGCCAGCCAAGGCCAAGATTAAATCAACTTGCAGTGGCTTGGATTTTGCAGAACAATGCACAAATTTGGAGAAG GAGGCAGTGAACATATCGTTGGGGAACTTGTTGACATATCCTTTTGTGAGAGAGGCTGTTGCCAAGAAAACGCTAGCATTGAGAGGGGGACACTACGACTTCGTTAAGGGCTCTTTTGAGCTTTGGGATCTTGACTTTAACCTGCTGCCTGCCTTAACAATATAA
- the LOC113751454 gene encoding carbonic anhydrase 2-like isoform X2: MGKDKYEEAIAGLQKLLSEKEQLEDVAAAKIRQLTADLEATAKKPFDPVERIKTGFGHFKKEIYEKNPGLFGELAKGQSPKFMVFACADSRVCPSVILNFRPGEAFVVRNIANMVPPYDKTKYSGAGAAVEYAVLHLKVENILVIGHSCCGGIKGLMSIPDDGTTSSDFIEDWVKICLPAKAKIKSTCSGLDFAEQCTNLEKEAVNISLGNLLTYPFVREAVAKKTLALRGGHYDFVKGSFELWDLDFNLLPALTI; this comes from the exons ATGGGGAAAGATAAATACGAGGAAGCCATTGCTGGGCTGCAGAAGCTTCTCAG CGAGAAAGAACAGCTTGAGGACGTGGCAGCCGCTAAGATAAGGCAGTTGACGGCTGACTTGGAAGCCACCGCCAAGAAGCCGTTTGACCCGGTGGAGAGGATCAAAACCGGGTTTGGACACTTCAAGAAAGAGATCTACGA GAAGAACCCTGGTTTGTTTGGTGAACTTGCCAAAGGTCAAAGTCCCAAG TTCATGGTCTTTGCATGTGCCGACTCCAGAGTTTGCCCTTCGGTTATCCTCAATTTTCGACCAGGGGAGGCATTTGTGGTGCGAAACATTGCTAATATGGTCCCTCCATATGATAAG ACAAAATATTCTGGAGCAGGCGCGGCTGTTGAATACGCAGTGCTGCATCTCAAG GTAGAGAACATTCTGGTTATAGGACATAGCTGTTGTGGAGGGATAAAGGGGCTGATGTCCATTCCTGATGATGGGACCACTTCCAG TGATTTTATCGAGGACTGGGTGAAAATTTGCTTGCCAGCCAAGGCCAAGATTAAATCAACTTGCAGTGGCTTGGATTTTGCAGAACAATGCACAAATTTGGAGAAG GAGGCAGTGAACATATCGTTGGGGAACTTGTTGACATATCCTTTTGTGAGAGAGGCTGTTGCCAAGAAAACGCTAGCATTGAGAGGGGGACACTACGACTTCGTTAAGGGCTCTTTTGAGCTTTGGGATCTTGACTTTAACCTGCTGCCTGCCTTAACAATATAA
- the LOC113752698 gene encoding 2-methylene-furan-3-one reductase-like, whose product MISPTWGSILELAVSGGKLKRLSFYDVAKEISRANNCLEEEIYLMETLLSSTTLQLKPTPLHLQPFNSFFPKETLLSSSVFELKYSRKSKLGVHKGTLSQGPGFKVFASSQAAPASAEVSTSSSIPPSMKAWVYSEYGGVEVLKFDDNVAVPEIKDDQVLIKVAAAALNPIDFKRRLGKFKATDSPLPTVPGYDVAGVVVKVGSQVKGLKGGDEVYGDINEKPLEGPKQFGSLAEYTAVEEKLLALKPKGIDFVQAAALPLAIETAYEGLERAGFSAGKSILVLGGAGGVGSFVIQLAKHVFGASKVAATSSTGKLELLRSLGADLAIDYTKENFEDLPEKFDVVYDAVGQGEKAAKAVKEGGNVVFLTGAVVPPGFRFVVTSNGGTLTKLNAFLESGQVKPVVDPKGPFAFSKVVEAFSYLETNRATGKVVIHPIP is encoded by the exons ATGATTTCCCCCACCTGGGGATCCATACT GGAGCTCGCAGTCTCTGGTGGCAAACTTAAGCGTCTCTCTTTCTACGACGTGGCAAAAGAGATAAGCAGGGCTAACAACTGTTTGGAAGAAGAGATTTATCTCATGGAAACTCTCCTCTCCTCCACAACTCTTCAACTCAAACCCACACCTCTTCATCTTCaacctttcaattctttttttccCAAAGAAACCCTTTTGAGTTCTTCTGTATTCGAACTAAAATATAGCAGAAAATCAAAACTTGGTGTTCATAAAGGCACATTGTCTCAAGGGCCAGGTTTTAAAGTCTTTGCTAGTTCCCAGGCTGCACCTGCATCAGCTGAAGTTTCAACAAGCTCTTCAATACCCCCTTCAATGAAGGCTTGGGTTTATAGTGAATATGGAGGAGTTGAAGTTTTGAAGTTTGATGACAATGTTGCAGTGCCTGAAATTAAGGATGATCAAGTCCTGATTAAGGTCGCTGCAGCTGCTTTAAACCCTATTGATTTCAAGAGGAGACTTGGCAAATTCAAGGCCACTGATTCACCTCTTCCA ACCGTTCCAGGTTATGATGTTGCTGGTGTGGTAGTTAAAGTGGGTAGCCAAGTAAAGGGCCTTAAAGGAGGAGATGAAGTATACGGGGATATCAATGAGAAACCATTAGAAGGACCTAAACAGTTTGGGTCACTGGCAGAATATACTGCTGTGGAGGAGAAGCTATTGGCTCTGAAACCCAAGGGCATTGATTTCGTTCAGGCTGCGGCTCTTCCTCTTGCAATAGAAACAGCCTATGAAGGCCTGGAAAGGGCTGGATTTTCTGCTGGCAAATCCATCCTTGTTTTAGGAGGTGCTGGTGGTGTTGGATCCTTCGTTATTCAG CTGGCAAAACATGTCTTTGGTGCTTCGAAAGTAGCAGCTACTTCTAGCACTGGAAAATTGGAATTGCTTAGAAGCCTGGGTGCTGATTTGGCAATTGACTATACCAAGGAGAACTTTGAAGACCTACCAGAGAAATTCGACGTGGTTTATGATGCAGTTG GGCAGGGTGAGAAGGCAGCAAAGGCAGTGAAGGAAGGGGGCAATGTGGTGTTCCTAACTGGTGCCGTCGTGCCTCCGGGCTTCAGATTTGTGGTGACGTCTAATGGTGGAACTTTGACAAAACTCAATGCATTCCTTGAGAGTGGACAAGTGAAACCAGTAGTGGATCCCAAAGGACCATTCGCGTTTTCAAAGGTTGTTGAAGCTTTCTCTTACCTTGAAACAAACCGAGCTACAGGAAAGGTAGTCATACATCCAATTCCATGA
- the LOC113751453 gene encoding uncharacterized protein LOC113751453: MLKCLFNILKSNRPKHLTMLGSEFHAFLVNFPKQVQKYLKLNSKTSKEDDRTTSSASTDSNDKDSSIAAKVNLEKQLQAWKENPIWVNSTPEIKVSVPKGSLCNLNVKVNIGLPPDAVYDIIIDPDNRRVFKNIKEVISRRVLVDEGLRQVVELEQAALWRFLWWSGTISVHVLVDQNREDHSMKFKQIKTGFMKRFEGHWKVEPILVDEQLCHSVRPKTLEEYGSCTKGKGRIASEVSLDQLIQPAIVPPPPFSWYLRGITAKTTEMIINDLVAEAARIKGFCTTEFSQVPLGSSEGSFDEGMPSSDIKERWALRRRNAKHSRRRLSDGS, encoded by the exons ATGCTGAAATGCCTCTTTAATATCTTGAAGTCTAATAGACCAAAACATCTGACTATGCTTGGTTCAGAATTTCATGCCTTTCTAGTGAACTTCCCTAAGCAAGTGCAAAAGTATCTGAAG TTAAATTCTAAGACATCAAAGGAAGATGACAGAACCACAAGCTCAGCCAGCACTGATAGCAATGACAAAGATTCATCAATTGCCGCAAAAGTCAATTTGGAGAAGCAGTTGCAAGCTTGGAAAGAGAATCCAATTTGGGTTAATTCTACCCCAGAAATAAAG GTTAGTGTTCCTAAAGGTTCTCTTTGCAATTTGAATGTGAAAGTAAATATTGGGCTGCCTCCAGATGCTGTATATGACATTATCATTGATCCGGATAACAGAAGGGTCTTCAAGAACATTAAG GAAGTCATATCAAGGAGGGTATTAGTTGATGAAGGTCTAAGGCAGGTGGTTGAATTGGAGCAAGCTGCGCTGTGGAGGTTTCTCTGGTGGTCGGGAACCATTTCTGTTCATGTATTAGTGGATCAGAACAGAGAAGATCACTCG ATGAAGTTCAAGCAAATCAAAACAGGGTTCATGAAAAGATTCGAAGGTCACTGGAAAGTGGAACCTATACTGGTGGACGAACAATTATGCCATTCCGTCAGACCTAAAACTCTGGAGGAATATGGTTCATGCACTAAAGGCAAAGGAAGGATTGCATCAGAAGTGAGCTTGGATCAGCTTATACAACCAGCTATTGTCCCTCCTCCCcctttttcttggtatcttagAGGAATCACGGCAAAGACCACGGAGATGATCATAAATGATTTGGTTGCTGAAGCTGCCAGGATTAAAGGATTCTGCACAACTGAATTTTCTCAAGTTCCACTTGGGTCATCTGAGGGAAGTTTTGATGAAGGCATGCCATCATCTGACATTAAAGAAAGATGGGCTTTAAGAAGGAGAAATGCAAAGCATTCTCGTAGAAGGCTTTCAGATGGGAGTTGA
- the LOC113752915 gene encoding glucan endo-1,3-beta-glucosidase-like — protein sequence MVMARTKIHVILVFVSSLLILLPDSPVGAPVGVCYGRVAINLPPPSDVVDLLRSNGISRVRLFNADAEALKPFSGTEIQLMIGVPNEVLPTLANGMVSTSLDWLQSNIFAYVSPSQVRYLAVGNEVLLKDPFYSPFLVPAIRKLHQALQALGLADTIKLSSAHAATVLSNSYPPSAGAFDPNLLSVLTPLLQFLRDTGSPLMVNVYPFFSYINNMQSVSLDYALFRSSAVHADQKLAYDNMFDATIDAFAYAMEREGFQGIPIVVTETGWPTAGGAAANIENALAYNGNVARRGLNNIGTPKRPGVGVEVFLFDLFDEDQKGGEEFERHFGIFRVNGVKAYDLSFN from the exons ATGGTCATGGCAAGAACGAAAATTCATGTCATTCTGGTGTTTGTTAGTTCTCTACTCATTTTGCTTCCAGATTCACCAG TTGGGGCACCGGTGGGGGTTTGCTATGGTCGCGTCGCGATCAATCTCCCACCTCCCTCGGATGTTGTAGATCTCCTCAGATCCAATGGCATTTCAAGAGTTCGTTTATTCAATGCTGATGCAGAAGCACTGAAGCCATTCTCAGGGACAGAAATTCAGCTCATGATTGGTGTCCCGAACGAAGTCCTGCCCACACTCGCTAATGGGATGGTTTCCACCTCATTGGATTGGCTCCAATCAAACATTTTTGCATATGTTTCTCCAAGCCAGGTTCGATACCTAGCCGTAGGCAATGAAGTACTCCTAAAAGATCCATTTTACTCACCGTTTCTTGTTCCTGCAATCCGTAAGCTACACCAAGCTCTTCAAGCATTAGGCCTCGCGGATACAATCAAACTCTCTTCAGCTCATGCTGCAACAGTACTATCCAACTCCTATCCACCATCAGCCGGAGCTTTTGATCCGAACCTCCTCTCAGTCCTAACCCCACTCTTGCAATTTCTGCGCGACACAGGATCGCCCCTGATGGTCAATGTGTATCCGTTTTTCAGCTACATAAACAATATGCAGTCCGTTTCATTAGACTACGCTCTCTTCAGGTCCTCTGCCGTTCATGCGGATCAGAAGTTGGCATATGACAATATGTTTGATGCAACGATCGATGCTTTCGCGTATGCCATGGAGAGGGAAGGATTTCAAGGCATCCCAATAGTGGTGACAGAGACAGGGTGGCCAACAGCAGGTGGAGCTGCTGCGAATATCGAGAATGCATTGGCCTATAATGGCAATGTTGCGAGAAGGGGTTTGAACAATATTGGGACGCCTAAAAGGCCGGGAGTCGGTGTTGAGGTTTTCCTGTTCGACCTGTTTGATGAGGATCAGAAGGGAGGGGAGGAGTTTGAAAGGCATTTTGGGATCTTTCGAGTAAATGGTGTCAAGGCCTACGACCTTTCATTTAATTAG